The following is a genomic window from Chlamydiota bacterium.
AGATGATCTGAAGCCTCAAAAATCAGCTCAGCACTAGCTTCCATAAAAATGTCTTTGCCACGAGGTGCAATATTATTAGAAAAAGTTACAGGAGCTGAAATAATCAAACCAGCGCCAGCTGAAAGATAAATGGCACCCCCTTTTTTAAGAGCAATACAATTCGTAAAGTGAGTAGTCCCTCCCTTTATATCAATAAGTCCATTTGTATAAATTGCACCACCATTTCCAGCAGAAAGACAATCATCAAAAGTATTGGTACCACCAGATATAATAATACCACTAGAGCTAATCGCACCACCAACACTTGTTGCTTTTGTTACCCCACAATGTTCAAAAGTATTGGTACCACCAGTTATCGTAATAATAGAAACAGAATGAATTGCACCACCCTTTCCTTCTGCTTCACAATTACTAAAACTCCCATTCTCCAATGATAAGGGAGCTGGATCTGCATCAACAACCCCTCCATTAAGACTTCCACTAAAGCCAATACCTCCTATAAAATCAAGGTTTTCTAATCTTAGTCCTGGCACTCCAGATAAAGACGCAAAAATTCTAACAGCCTCTTTTCCATCTACTGTGATTCTTCCAGAATTGACACTGCCATTAATGGTAAGTTCTTCTGAAATTACAGGTAATGAAGTTGTAAGCTTAATTGAAGACGAAAGACTGGGGGTAAAATCAATGGTGTTAGGGCCTGTTTCTCCATTTAAAAAACTAATTCCATCTCTCAAAGAACCTGTACCGCTATTATTTGTATTCGTAACAGGAAAATTATCTGCAAAAAGTGCACTCGAAAAAACAAGAAATAAAACAATTTTTTTCATTTACGTTTAATTTATTAAAAAAATATTAAAACGTCCACTCAAAGCCACCATCGACTTGGTGGTCTTTGGTGTATTTGTTGAACTCGCCTTTGTAACTAATCATGAAATTATATGATGAGGTTAACAAATTTAAACTTTAAAATAAATTCCATAGAGATTGTTTGGGAAATGGTGCTTGTATTTTTAACTCTTTTTGTGTTGTAGGATGTAAAAATACGAGTGAAAAGCAATGCAGAGCTAAGGACACATCAAGCGGGCTGCCATATTTGTGATCACCTACGATAGGACACTCTTCCAATGCAAATTGCGCGCGAATTTGATGATACCTTCCCGTCTCCAAATCAATTTCTAAAAGATACAACCCTTTTTGCTTTTTGAGCACTTCAAAAGAGAGATGTGATTCTTTACCTGAGGCATCTTGAAGTGCTTTATGAGACCCGTGTTTTAATGTGTGCTTTAAGGTTTTTGTTTTAGGAATTTTTTGTGTGATCGCAAGGTAGGTTTTTTTTACTTTTCTTTCGCGAAACGCCTTTGTCATTCTAGAGAGTGCTTTTTGAGATTTTGCAAACATCACAACACCGGATGTGTCTTTGTCCAACCTGTGCACTGCATGTAAAAAAACACTGCGTTTTTGATCGCGTTCTTTTATCCACTGTTTGGCTCTTGTCTCTAGAGAATCTTGTGTGTAAGATGTGGGTTGCGTCAACAACCCTGATGGTTTGTTGAGACATAAAAGATGATTATCTTCATACAGTTCTTCTAGCTTCATATAAACAAATAGCACATGTAATGGCGACGTTAAACGAGTTGCTTTTTCCAAACATAGGAATTTTGGCCTGTTGGATTTTTTGCTTGAGCCAAAAATCACTCAAGCCATATTGCTCTGAGCCAAAAATAAGCGCGCTTTTTTTTGCATAATCAAACTCTTGGATGGTTTGCTTGGCTGCTGGTGTTGTTGCAATCATCTGAATTTTGCTTTTTGCGAGCCACTCAAATGCTAAACTAGAGCTTGTGACAACAAGTGGCACTGTAAAAAGTGTGCCTGTTGATGCACGCACCACATTTGGATTGAATGGATCTGTGGTAATATCTGTGCAAATAAGTCCATCTGCTCCAAATCCATCACACGTTCTTAAAATAGTGCCTAGATTTCCCGGTTTTTCAATCGCTTCGACAACTACAAAGAGGGCATCTTTTTTGATTTTTAAATCTTTTAAATCTTTTATTTTTTGTTTTGCAACGCCAAGCAGTCCATCAGGACGATCGCGAAAGGAAAGTTTTTCAAACGCTTTTTTAGAACACTCAAAAATTTCGACATTTTGTTTTTTGTAAAAATCTATGAGCGTAGATTCATTCTCCCCCAAGAAAAACTCTTTGCAATAAAATAACTTCTCAAGTGTTTGCGTTTTTTTTGCAAACCACAACTCACGATAACCCTCAATAATAAACTGCTTAGTTTCATCACGTGTGCGTTTTTTTCTTAAATTCAATACAGCTTTAATTTTAGGATTTTGGCTACTTGTGATTTGCATATTTCCACCTTGCAAAATCGCCTGCTGGTACATTTGAGTTGGGTAAAAACAAAGCCCCACACTCTACACCCTCAAAACCTATTTGCTCTAAGCAATTTTTTAACACAAATCCATTTAAACCTGGCGTATGACAAGAGATGTAGAAAAATTTTGCGTCTTTGGAGAGTAATTGTTTTAGGAGTTTCAAAAGTGGC
Proteins encoded in this region:
- the rluC_2 gene encoding Ribosomal large subunit pseudouridine synthase C, with product MKLEELYEDNHLLCLNKPSGLLTQPTSYTQDSLETRAKQWIKERDQKRSVFLHAVHRLDKDTSGVVMFAKSQKALSRMTKAFRERKVKKTYLAITQKIPKTKTLKHTLKHGSHKALQDASGKESHLSFEVLKKQKGLYLLEIDLETGRYHQIRAQFALEECPIVGDHKYGSPLDVSLALHCFSLVFLHPTTQKELKIQAPFPKQSLWNLF
- the aviRb gene encoding 23S rRNA (uridine(2479)-2'-O)-methyltransferase, with translation MYQQAILQGGNMQITSSQNPKIKAVLNLRKKRTRDETKQFIIEGYRELWFAKKTQTLEKLFYCKEFFLGENESTLIDFYKKQNVEIFECSKKAFEKLSFRDRPDGLLGVAKQKIKDLKDLKIKKDALFVVVEAIEKPGNLGTILRTCDGFGADGLICTDITTDPFNPNVVRASTGTLFTVPLVVTSSSLAFEWLAKSKIQMIATTPAAKQTIQEFDYAKKSALIFGSEQYGLSDFWLKQKIQQAKIPMFGKSNSFNVAITCAICLYEARRTV